A single window of Gossypium arboreum isolate Shixiya-1 chromosome 13, ASM2569848v2, whole genome shotgun sequence DNA harbors:
- the LOC108464214 gene encoding BEL1-like homeodomain protein 6 — protein MASYYTGSDNQRDTAPMIYLRESMPGSFLEGPVLPGNTMLYMSSGSFSDAFAGNSQQQNNCVEIPTVEAATSQQQQILSNLDCSREQDFSGWRDGRNEMPAMHLMGSTSGIGHDGQNLQGQGLSLSLGTQIPYRNPSSGFPSGNQESNKGELSAFGMSSMVRTIPNSKYLKAAQQLLDEVVNVQKALKQPDGEKNRNSLENRVKSSKEDDGGSKNVPANQQESSINSPKELSHAERQELQSKLTKLLSMLDEVDRRYKQYYHQMQIVVSSFDALAGCGASKPYTALALQTISRHFRCLRDAINGQVQATRTSLGELDASENSKELRITRLRYVDQQLRQQRALQQFGMMQQHAWRPQRGLPESSVSILRAWLFEHFLHPYPKDSDKIMLARQTGLTRSQVSNWFINARVRLWKPMVEEMYKEEFADAEMDSNSSSDNAVKAATKGDTMTSEDRGEDLQQSGSSSATERCSNGQLMDSKSENVHDADISGSTIGAGFLNASCGEAETEYVLQKLREEQRLTIDDSNIFPDASVPLDGGSHRFMGASGYNVSELGRFGSGVSLTLGLQHYEDGSISMSGGSHHQNFVAMRGDDMYNHIPTETGDFECMNPSNRQHRLSSSKLLHDFVA, from the exons ATGGCTAGTTATTACACGGGTTCTGATAATCAAAGAGATACTGCACCGATGATCTATTTAAGGGAATCGATGCCTGGTTCGTTTCTAGAGGGACCGGTTCTTCCTGGTAATACGATGTTGTATATGAGTTCAGGGTCATTCTCAGATGCATTTGCTGGGAATTCTCAGCAGCAAAACAACTGTGTTGAGATTCCGACCGTGGAAGCTGCAACTTCGCAGCAGCAACAAATCTTGTCGAACCTCGATTGCTCGAGAGAGCAGGATTTCAGTGGTTGGAGGGATGGTAGAAATGAAATGCCAGCTATGCATCTAATGGGCAGTACTTCTGGCATCGGTCATGATGGCCAAAACTTGCAAGGTCAAGGATTATCTTTAAGCCTTGGTACCCAAATCCCTTATCGAAACCCCAGTTCGGGTTTTCCTAGTGGTAATCAAGAGTCAAACAAAGGGGAATTATCCGCATTTGGAATGTCAAGTATGGTAAGAACTATTCCTAATTCCAAGTATCTCAAGGCAGCACAACAACTGCTTGATGAAGTTGTTAATGTTCAAAAGGCTCTAAAGCAGCCCGATGGAGAGAAAAACCGGAACTCGCTAGAAAATCGGGTGAAGAGTTCCAAGGAAGATGATGGGGGTTCAAAGAATGTGCCTGCAAACCAGCAAGAATCCTCCATCAACTCTCCAAAAGAGCTTTCACATGCTGAAAGACAAGAATTACAAAGCAAGTTAACGAAGTTGTTGTCGATGTTGGATGAG GTTGATCGAAGGTATAAACAGTATTATCATCAGATGCAGATTGTGGTATCCTCGTTTGATGCGCTAGCAGGGTGTGGAGCTTCTAAGCCTTACACTGCACTTGCACTACAGACTATATCTCGCCACTTCCGGTGTTTGCGAGATGCCATTAATGGTCAAGTTCAGGCAACACGTACAAGTCTAGGGGAACTGGATGCTTCGGAAAACAGTAAAGAATTAAGAATTACTCGACTGCGTTATGTGGATCAGCAGCTAAGGCAACAGAGAGCTCTTCAGCAGTTTGGTATGATGCAACAACATGCATGGAGGCCTCAGAGAGGGCTGCCCGAAAGCTCTGTTTCAATACTTCGTGCTTGgctatttgagcattttcttcaTCC CTACCCGAAGGATTCTGATAAGATCATGCTAGCAAGACAGACAGGCTTAACTAGAAGTCAG GTTTCTAATTGGTTTATAAATGCTCGGGTGCGTCTTTGGAAGCCCATGGTGGAAGAGATGTACAAGGAAGAATTTGCTGATGCAGAAATGGACTCTAATTCTTCATCTGATAATGCGGTCAAAGCAGCAACAAAAGGCGATACAATGACCTCTGAGGACAGAGGTGAAGATTTGCAACAAAGTGGGAGTTCATCAGCGACAGAAAGATGTAGCAACGGACAGTTGATGGATTCCAAATCCGAGAATGTTCACGATGCAGATATCTCAGGGTCAACTATTGGAGCCGGATTCCTGAATGCCTCGTGTGGAGAAGCCGAAACCGAATATGTGTTACAGAAGCTAAGGGAGGAGCAGAGGCTTACTATCGATGACTCTAATATCTTCCCTGACGCAAGTGTTCCTCTGGATGGTGGTAGTCACCGGTTTATGGGTGCTTCCGGTTACAATGTGTCGGAATTGGGGAGGTTTGGAAGCGGTGTATCTCTCACTTTAGGATTGCAGCATTACGAGGATGGTAGCATATCTATGTCAGGTGGAAGCCATCATCAAAATTTTGTTGCAATGAGAGGGGATGATATGTACAATCATATACCAACTGAAACCGGGGATTTCGAATGCATGAATCCTAGTAACCGGCAGCACAGGTTGAGTTCCTCTAAGTTGTTGCATGATTTTGTAGCATGA